The following are encoded together in the Mycteria americana isolate JAX WOST 10 ecotype Jacksonville Zoo and Gardens chromosome 2, USCA_MyAme_1.0, whole genome shotgun sequence genome:
- the OC90 gene encoding otoconin-90, protein MLKLSGEFAFVDGGFEGEFDKGSDHMGTPVCCVTFSCLWIKQKMIVILLVSMSMVLYSGGQELEPPAFLPELLNTPERILNNATFFNGVFQNVESVALFFDCLGSHFTWLQSIFTNFPALLNFVNKMKCVTGFCPRDFEDYGCSCRFEMEGLPVDEADDCCFQHRKCYEDAMEMECTWDPSKISTDVSCSTENLTCESGDPCEQFLCNCDKDAIECFVNARINSSLNGLDVSFCPSLVTETTSKREMTTLHTEEFLHHGTDKTQAATASMEEVISFEPSEMVLGTSKAGVTTRDHRGTAPAPSVPSIKEEDGFMEAVVPVEEITTSPASFPGDINSMQVKIVPTEKMPAGISARTKEKETSPAKGGQSTASSGVALELVLSDRGPNEPAGKVCERLTFLQERGNGRVKRELPQLGQMLFCLTERCPEEFESYGCYCGQQGRGYPTDALDRCCFSHHCCMEQVKKLGCHAETSSRSEVVCFDQKPKCIGWSMCEKLLCACDKTAAECMASAFFNESFKFPHRQECQEEKVLCQSDPYERPSVSPEISTGISSSEESSEEEGPLWSVLRRAKRETHRPVGNSRTVQT, encoded by the exons cttgtctttggatTAAACAAAAAATGATTGTAATTCTGCTGGTGTCTATGTCAATGGTGTTGTACAGTG GTGGCCAAGAATTGGAGCCGCCAGCATTCCTGCCAGAGCTTCTTAACACACCTGAAAGAATCTTGA acAATGCCACATTCTTCAATGGAGTCTTTCAAAATGTGGAAAGTGTTGCATTATTTTTTG ACTGCCTGGGTTCTCACTTCACCTGGTTACAGTCCATCTTCACTAACTTTCCTGCCCTCCTCAACTTTGTGAACAAAATGAAGTGTGTTACTGGTTTTTGTCCCAGAGATTTTGAAGACTATGGTTGCTCTTGCCGGTTTGAGATGGAAGGGCTCCCAGTGGATGAAGCTGATGA ctgctgtTTCCAGCACCGCAAATGCTACGAGGATGCAATGGAGATGGAGTGCACATGGGATCCATCAAAGATTTCTACAGATGTCAGCTGCTCTACTGAAAACCTGACCTGTG agtCTGGGGACCCCTGTGAACAGTTCCTCTGCAACTGCGACAAAGATGCCATTGAATGCTTTGTGAATGCACGTATTAACTCTTCCTTGAATGGGCTGGATGTCTCCTTCTGTCCATCTCTGGTTACAG AAACAACCAGCAAGAGAGAGATGACAACACTTCACACGGAGG AGTTCCTTCATCACGGGACTGACAAAACACAGGCTGCAACTGCATCCATGGAAGAAG TGATTTCTTTTGAGCCCAGTGAGATGGTCCTGGGGACTTCCAAAGCTGGAG TTACCACAAGGGACCACAGAGGTACAGCTCCTGCTCCCTCCGTCCCCTCGATAAAAG AAGAGGATGGATTTATGGAAGCTGTGGTCCCCGTGGAAGAGATAACCACCTCTCCAGCCTCCTTCCCAGGAGATATCAACTCAATGCAAGTCAAAATTGTCCCCACCGAGAAGATGCCTGCAGGCATATCTgcaaggacaaaggaaaaag AGACAAGCCCTGCAAAGGGTGGCCAGAGCACAGCTTCCTCTGGAGTAGCTCTGGAACTGGTACTGTCTGACAGGGGACCCAATGAACCCGCCGGAAAAG TATGCGAGAGATTAACCTTTCTGCAAGAGAGAGGAAATGGAAGAGTGAAGAGGGAGCTGCCCCAACTAGGACAAATGCTGTTCTGTCTAACTGAGCGATGCCCAGAGGAATTTGAGTCTTACGGTTGCTACTGTGGCCAACAAGGAAGAGGTTATCCTACTGATGCACTGGACAG GTGCTGCTTCTCTCATCACTGTTGTATGGAACAAGTTAAGAAACTTGGATGTCATGCAGAAACAAGTTCAAGATCTGAAGTTGTATGTTTTGATCAGAAGCCAAAAT GTATCGGTTGGAGCATGTGTGAGAAACTACTATGTGCTTGCGATAAGACAGCAGCTGAGTGCATGGCTTCTGCCTTCTTCAATGAAAGCTTTAAGTTTCCCCACAGGCAAGAGTGCCAAGAGGAGAAAGTCTTATGTCAAAGTGACCCTTACGAAAGGCCTTCGGTCAGCCCAGAAATAAGCACCGGGATTTCCAGCTCCGAGGAGAGCAGTGAGGAGGAAGGTCCACTGTGGAGCGTATtaagaagagcaaagagagagACACACCGTCCTGTTGGAAACTCCAGAACTGTGCAAACATGA